The Tenrec ecaudatus isolate mTenEca1 chromosome 12, mTenEca1.hap1, whole genome shotgun sequence genomic interval TCTGTCTTCTCCCCTGCACCATGGAGACAGCCGGTCCCCGCCGAGGGGGGTCCGATGGTCCCGTGAGATAGGCAGGCAGCTGCCAGTGGAGGCTCTCATAGCCACGAGTCCACAGAGGGAGACCAAGGACCCCGGGGACCAGGCAGGACCACGTGGTGGCAGAGACAAAGTGCAAGTCAAGCTGGTTGAAGGAAAGGTAATTTATTGGCCATGTGACTGGGACATCTTGGGAGGGGAGCTTCACCTCGGGTGAGACTGAAGCTTGGGATTCTAATGACATGCCAGgagagaccccctgtgggtttccatgacggtCACTggggacgggagtagaaagctcagtctttctctctcagagctgccgGTGGATTCCAACCagcgaccatgcagatcgcaggccAACGTAACTGCTGCCCACCAGGGTCCCTCCCCCCGGAgctggccctgcccctgcccctctcgGCCACTCTGCCTCCTCCATCGGCTCCCAAGTAGCCAGAACTCATCCTTCAGCTTCCGTACCCGCAGAGCTCGAGAAATAACCACGGAGCCTCTTCTCCCAATCCCGAGGCTGCTCCCCATTGGCCCACCCGCTGGCGTCACGCGCCATACCTGAACCAATCGCAACGGCCAGGGGGAGGCCGGTGATGGTGGTCCAGGTCTGGGTGGTGTGCCCACCCTGAAGGAGGTGGTCCACTGTGTCTAGAACCACCTGGGGTTAGACGGGGGCACGGGGTGGGCCCCAAAGGGCCGCTGCAGTGACTCTCCCAAAGTGGGGGGGACACCAAGCATCTGCATTTTGAGAAGACCTTCAGGGCCACCACTGGCATGTTACCAGTTTTAAAAAGCAGTGTGTGTGGGACACAGGAGTGCGGTGGCTAAGGACTCAGGAGGTTGTGAGTTCGAATGCAGCCAGCAACTCCGTGGAGGAAGCAAGCACTGGCCGGAAGACTCTGGTCCGTCGTAACCATAGGAACTAACAACGAACGAGTTTCTGAGTGTGTAAGCTCTATGTAGGGAGAATCCCGAAAGGTAAGAGCCCAGGTCCCTCTGAGGTCCCCCTGGCCTTGCTAAGGACCACAAGGGCGAAGGCCACGCTCCTCGCCTTCCTCTCCGTCCCACCAGGCTTGTCAGGCGGCCTGCCTTCCCTGCCCCAGAGTCTGGGTTTTTCGGGAAACGCATTTAGCGGAGCCACATTTGCTGTCCCTCCCAGGATACCTGCCAGGGCcctggtggaggaggaaggggacgCACAGACTCCCCATCACTggctctcacacatacacacacacacacacacacacacacactcactcactcactcactcactcactcactcactcactcacatccATCCAGTCTCCAACTcagactcacagacacacactcccACGTACCACATCCACAGGCCCACCCACGGCACGGAGCTGCGAACCGCACGGGCGTTTATTCTCTGGCAAAGGGGAGGGCTGGGTAGTCCATTCTCAGGCTGCGTCAGAAAGTGCAGTGTCGGGGGAACACAGACTAGGCCCCAAAGTGACAATAAGTTAGGGGGAAATTCTCAGGCTGATGTCAGGCTGGGCGGGAGGCACAGCCCAGGGGCCCAGCACCACTTCCAGCCGCCTGGCTCCGCAAGAGCACATCCCACAAGGCTGGCTCCGTGTGGGCTCCCCTCACCTGAAACACCAAGGGCAGGGGAGAGGCATGGCATGGCGGGCTCAGGAACTGCCCCAGGGCCAGGAAGGACAGGcctgaggggtgggggcagggtgcctggggtggggctgggagggagcGGTCCTCACCAGGCCCTCAGTTCAGATCCTGCAGGTTCTCATAATCAGGaggttcctcttcctcctcctcctcttcctcctccatctcctgggAACTCAGGGGAGCTGTGGGCAGAAGAGAAGTTGGTCCTCAACTTAAAAGCCATGCGCCCCCACCCAAGGCCGCTGGCCCAGCCCCTGCCTCATGGGCCCCAGCACACACCAGGCTCCGTCGTCTCCACCTGCGGGTGCAGCTCCTGGGACACGTTCACATACTCCCGGCTCCCGTCTGTGGGGACAGGTCGCAAAGGGCAGCCACACGGAATGGGAAGGAGGGGACAGGGCAGACAGAGGGGACAGGACTCTGAGCCACAGTGAAGCTAAGGGTTGGAGAGAGGACACACCGTGGGAGGAAAGCgagagggagaaggtggggcctggtgggaaggggcaggtgtcacTCACCTAGAGATGCTTCGGCACTCTCCTCACTTTCGGGGACGTTCACATAGTCCTCCACTGCGGGGAGACCCACCCCTGTGTTAGCACACAGCCTCGGGCGTGCCCTCTCAGAGTCCCCAGTGCCCACACCCCAGGCTCCCTGAGTGGCCACCAGAGCCTGTCAGCAGGCCCACCTGAGACTCCCAAGCCCCACCCCAGCCAGTTCTCAAAGGACAGGGGTCATCAACCAGGAACGCCCTGCTACGGCGTGGTTTCCACTTCAGCCGTCCTACACGTGTCTCCGGCCTTTTGGAAACAGGTCACGGAGCCGTTCTGCGGAGGCCCCAGTCCCTGTGGCTGCAGCTAGCTCCGCTGTCTACCTGGCCAGCGGTGACATACTCGGCGCTCGCCAAAAGTACGGAAAGAATCCCAGGACAGAGGGTCCGGCGCTGGGGTGGCAGGTGTACACGGGGGCAGTTGGGGGTGTCGGTACCAGGACAGTAGAGGAGTGGGAGGACCCAGAGcccaagcccccccacccccatgcagcAGACAGGATGAGACTGAGTCAGAGCAAGCAAAGGTGCCTGATGGACAGGGAGACGGTGCCACAAGCAGAACAGAAAATCCAAAAAGAGGCCAGGGCCAGGGGCGGgcacagggagagggaggggtggggtgtcgAGGAAGGAGAGGGACGAGAAAGAACCACGTTTGTAGGGGTTTAATGGGACCTGCCGTTGATGTCAGCTCTTGAGGTGGGCTGTGTAAATAGATGCAGGGTGCTTCTTCACAAAGCCTAAGTCAATAAATGCGTTCCCCCAGATGCCTTACTGCTCAGACCTGACTATTGGTCTACGTGGCTGGAGAAAAtacggcgggggcgggggtgaggggagggggcgAGTCAAAGTGAAATGACTTGGAGTCGTTAGAGACAAACAAATTCCTTTCCAACAAGTGGGGAGACGGGGGCTTGCCCTGTCGCTAAGGCATGCATGACACAGGCACAGGAGGGACggggggctgtggggagggacGGAGACCAGCCTGGCCGCGAACGTGCTGGGAGACGCAGTGAAGGAACCCCCAGGCTGGGTGTCGGCAGACTGGGGCTCGAGAGCCAGccgtccacgtggctctggggcgAAACGGAAATGCTTTCAAGGACATTACTTAGATCGCAGCGATATCgtttgtttgtgaaaatatacTTGTGGCCCTCATCGTTTTTTAAAgtattgtgagggacaggattggctcttccatctcaagctTGTCAATCCCTGTCCTAGACAATTAAACAGACACAGTCATCTCAGAAGAGGCTGTTGGTCTCACCCTGTCTAGAGCAAAAAACATCAGACAACATGGACACACAAGGCCACACAGGGCCACATGGACacagggccacatgggcacacaaAGACTAATGGACACACATGGACAGAGGGACTCATGGATTCATGCAAACCTCAGCCTACACACCCAGGCCTacgtggtgcccggctaccacaacCAAGCACTCTGAAAGGATGGAGATGGAAGGGTCTGGAAAGATGGAGCTCACACCAGGACCTGGCTGACTGTGACCGCCAGGCCTGCCCTGGGTTACCCTCCCATTCTGGGGCGGAACTCAGCCGCGGCCTCCACTTTTCAGCCACATGGCAGCCTGGACCAGCAGGTGAACAGAAACACCAGGATGGGAGGCGCTCCTGACAAGAAACGGCCAGGGGTGAAGCCTAGACGGCGGGCAGGGATGGGACGGATGGATGGACGTACAGAAATGGTgaacagggaggaagtaggaagaGGGCCATCCCTGTGTGGGGCTGACCAGCCCCATCCCGAAACAAGACATAGGGGATggagtagaaaagaaaaaaatcacctcAGCTACCCTCCCCCAACAAATGACAACGGGAAGGCCACAGATGGGAAGAGGGCAAGAAGGGGAAAGCCGATCGGAACGAAGCAGCCAGCGTGAGGCCTGAAGGGCAGGCGGTCTACAGAGGAGCCAGAGGAAGAACTGGACTGAGAAATGCGTGCAGCAGGACGGAGGGGCCGGGGTGCAGGAGATGGTGCGTTGGTCGGGGGGACCCACTCACTGGAGCAAGCACTCTCCCGGAGGTTGCGGGGCGCCGCGGCAGTGGTTGGGGTGCTGTCGGGGAGCACCTCCCTGAGAGGGGAAGGAAAATGGCGGATGAGCAAGGCTGTCCCAGCCTGGGTCCCCACCTGCCACCTGGCCACTCACAAGTAGCCTTCACTGTTGGGGTAGTCTTCCTCATCGTCCTCCTCGTCCTCGTCCATGTCCTCACAGGCTGGCTCTGGGGATGACATGGGAGTCAGCCCCGTCAGGGAGGACCCCAACCTCCACGCCCCACCCCAAGACCCGGGCCCCAGCCAGCCAGAGCACCTGGGGTCCCAGACACACCCTCGTTCTCGTAGCTGGCCACGCTGATGGCttcagagggagagagggagaggaagggccaCGTCAGCTCAGGCTAGCCACCTGCCCAGCCCGGCCTCTCGCGACACTCACCACTCTCCGAGTCCTGCCGGGAAGCTAGCGTCTGGTGGGAGCTCACAGGGGGCCGTGGGGAACTCCTGGGAGTCAAAGGTTACGGGGTAAtgcctggggtgggggttagtAACAGGACAAGAGCCCGCTAACTCAGGGAGGTTAGAGGGCAGAGAATGGGCTGGGCTGGGGAATGGGGGGGAAGGGCTACTCACGGGATGGGGGGCACGTCTGGCTGGGTCAAAGGGTATGGGGTTGTGTGGATGGGATCCGGTGGCCAGTGGGCGATGGTGTCTGTGAACAGGACCCAGTTGTAGGGGTGACTGCGGCCGCCACCACCCCTCTTGCGCTTCAAGGGGCAGGCTGGAGGCCCGGGCAGGCCAGCTGGCTCtcgtctcccccctccccacacttcAAGACAGAGACCCAGACAGacagcccctcacccctccacccaagGGCAGAACCCTCTGAGTACTCACAGGGCCGCTTGATCTGTAGGTTACTTGGGTATAAACTGGTAAGAGAAAGAGCTTGGCATGGGGCCAAGAGAGCCCCCCGCCCCAAGCCATGTGAGGGGATATGAGGGGACCCACAGGGTCACCCGGGGCAGACTCACCTATCTGGGGAGGCACTGTCATAAGAGGCTGGGGAAGAGAGAGCTGATAAGACAGGAAAGGAGGTGCCGGAGAGAGCTCTGGGTGGCAGGACCCAGCCGGGGTGGGGACAGGGCCAGGCTCCCTGGTGGGGTCCACTCACCTGGAAGTTCTCGGCAGCGCAGACACAGGGCCAGCAGCAGCACAGTCAAGAAGGGCAGCAGCAGGAGCCCCAGCTCGGCAGAGCTCACCACCGCTGCCTCCATCTGCGGAGAGAGGGGAGCCCCCCAAGGGCAGAGCTGCAGCAGGGCTGGGGGCGGCCTGAGGCGAGGCAGGGCCCTTGTGAGTTGCTCCTTGGGCCCCCCTCCCCTACAGAGCAGCGTGGGGTCAGTGCTGGCTTGGGAAGACCCTGGGCCCCCGGGCGGGCAGGCCAAGTCCCAGGCTGGGGCCTGGAGCCCCAGCCGCTCCCTTCATGGTCCCTGCACCCGGGCCGAACCTGCACCTCACTCCTCCACGCCTTGTCAGCCCCTGCCTGTGGCAGGAAGCTGTGGTGAGCGCTGGGTGAGGGCAGGAAGTCATCGGGCTCGCAGACTGCACCGCCCCATCCACCCCCACCCGGCAGTGGGAGCACGGAGGGGAACGACCCCCAGGGTGGATGGGGGGGTGGCCAGCAGGCTGGCCTCCACGTCCACAGGAGCCAGGAGAGGAAGCTCCACTGTGGGAATTTTGGGGTACACAGGGCAGTGCCTGCCCACCTGAGGGGTGGGGcctggggtggtgggggcgggggtggggggacacaggcgtgactcatggtcacacagagccAGCTCACTGGGAGGAAAGCggtcccctctccctcacccaACCAGAGGGCAGGCACTTCCCAGAAGCTGGAGGACGGAGACCAGGCAACCCTGCAGGCCAAAGGATACTAACCTAACCCCAGAGAAAGACGCACACAGGCACCTGGGGTCTGGCTACAAATTTTATTGAGAAACAAATAGCACCGAGCCCCTGGGGCTGCTCCCGTGGAAGAGTCCCCCAGGCCCCCACTGTCTCCCAGCGCCCCCGGGGCTGCATGTCCATGTAGTGTATAGAAGCTGGAGGCTGGGACACAGCTCTGGGCCACTCGTGCCAGGAactgggccaggccaggccaggctgaggcttgggctcgggctcctTCCAAGGTGGGCTGGGCAGGTGCCAGCAGGTGTGTGGCGGGTGAGCAAGCAACGTCCCCTCAGATGAGCACGCTGGACACGGGGACCCGGGTGGAGCGGCCACGCTGCGGCACCACGATCCGGTCATCGACGGGCCCTGCCTCTCGCAGCACACCTGGCGGGAGTGGAGGGGCAGAGCCAGAGCTGGGTGGATGGACAAGACGGGGACAAATGGGTGACAGCAAATGGGTGGGACTAGAGTGCCACTGGGATGTGACCACAGAGCCGGAATTGAATGGAGAGGAGCCAGGGGCACGAGGCTGAGCAGACGGGAGTTGTGGACAGATGGCAGGGGCCCAAACTCACCCTGCACGTGTAGCTGGGCACGTCGGCGGTCGCCCTCAATGAAAACGGCAGTGCCCAGGAAGGCTGCCCCGCCCAGCGCCCCAACAAAGGCGCAGAGCATGAGCGAGAACTGCAGGGCCCGGAATTCGGACAGGAAGGATGGGGGCCAGCTCCGGCGGAGACGGTCGGAGATCTGGAGAGAGGCCAGTGAGCTGCCGTCCGAGAGTGTGGAagcccaggacagggcaggggtTCGCTGCACCAGTCtcgcccctcctcccaccccagagGCTGGCCCAAGGGTGGGCAGAGCTCACCAGGCCGATGAGGTAAGGGCTCCCAGCGTCGCCCAGCAGGTGGGACAGCACGATCTGGAAGGCCTCTGCGGTGGACCGCCGCGTGGGGATGACCACGTACTGGGGCAAGAGGAGCAGGGGCTCAGGGTTTGGCTCCCCCAAGAAGCAGAGGTCGGGGTGAGCCTGGCTCAGAGGAGTGACTGGGCTCGGGGCAAGGGCTACAGCAAGGGTCTCCCACCTGCCCTGAGCCCATGTACCTCCGGGGAGCTGCTTACCAGCAGAATGTCAGCTACGATGGCCCAGTTCATGGACAGCAATGTCTCCCCGACGAAGATGAAAATCTGGGGGAGGGATGGGCCCGTCACCGTGGAGCAAAAAGGTTTTCCTCGGCATCCCAGGCTGAGAGACCAGCTGGTCCCGTCCTCAGtggagcccccgtggccatggCCGCGAGACACCGAGGTACAGGTGAGGAGACTAAACCCAGAGCCCAAGTGCCCCATGGCTGGCATTCCTGCTCTCACCACCACACCGGCTGCCCCTCGGCCTGCCCAGTGCACCGTCCTCCGCCCTGAACTGCACCTCCATGGCGCGCGCTGACTACTCACGTAGGTGGCCACGATGCTCCCACGCGCACAGGCGAGGGACAGGAAGAGGAAGGGGGCAGAGCCCAGGAGCCCCGCAGCGCAGACCAGAGGGTCAGCCCGGGGGTTGGAGCGGCGGAGGCGGCGGCTGATCTCCACGCCCAGGCCCACGCCCAGGACACCAGTCAGGCAGGTGATGAGCCCAAAGATGAGGCTAGGGGGCAGGGCAGAGGGTGTGCCTGCTgagccctccccctgccccccaactcTCCCTTCAGTCCTGGAGAGCCAATCCCAGCTGCCCGTTACCCAGGCTCAGCTCCTGGCTCATAGAGTCCCCCATACCCATCCCCCGACTCCGAGGCTAAGGCCCTGTTGTGGACTCAGGATTCCAACAGAGCCTGCTAGTGTCCCAGCCCACTCTGCGTACCTGTCAGAGGAGGAGCAGGAGTCTccggggaggcagggaggggtcTCCCCCAGGACCACACGGGAGCGAAGCaggaaggcaggagcccagagagcCAGGGAGCCCGTGACGAAGGCCACGGCCGTGAAGCCCAGGGACGACAGGACGAAACTGGGGCTGCACACGGGCGGGGGTAGGTCAGTGAGGAGCTCGCTTCTCCCTCCCTCGCTGGACCGGGTCAAGGCAGGGCATAAGCGTGCAAGCAACTGGCCTGGCCCGGCCCCTGGGCCTGTAATTTAAGCAGCTGCCACAAGGGGGCATACGGACAGACTCCCTGGCATTGGGTGAGGACCCAAGTCCCCTGGAAGCACTGAGGCACATGCCCCAGCCCTCCCCTGGGGCCACACCTGTCGGACCAGGATGGGCTGACACTCACTTTCTGGCCAGAGCCTTCAGGTCCGCCCACCACGAGGTGGGGCTCATGGGTGGCGAGTCCGAGTGGCGCTCCACGGCCCCCCGAGGCGGCTCCCGGACCACCAGGAACAGCAGCAGGACGGCCACCACGCCGAGGCCCGGTGTCACCTGGGGAGAGAGCAGGCTTCAAGAGTGGGCCCAGCTGGGTCCCACTCCAGGGCAGGGCCTGGGAAGAGAGAGGGTCTATCTGAGCTGTAGGTGAGGGGGGCTGAGGCTGCCACTGGGGACTGGCCCCTTTCTGCAAGCCTCACTTTGTCCCCTGGGGGCTTTGTCCACCCTCATCTTCATCCGAGGAGCCATCTTTCACCCAGTCAGCTGGCACAAGGGCCCACACTGCTCTAACCGGGCACCACTCTGGCTCACGGTGCCAGGTGCTGAGGTTCCTAAGCAGAAAGGTCTCTGTTAGCAGCTGACTGAAGGTCCACAGAGGAAAGACCAGCTGGTTCTGGAGCCCTGGAGCCTCTCACCCTGGGGCTTCATTACAAACAGATAAaacggtagaacttcccctgtggggtgCCGGGACCCTAACtccctacgggagtagaaagccccattattcttttctgaggagcagctggtggcttaactgctgaccatgcagttaccaGCCTGCCGCCTCAATCACCAcgccaccaccggggctccttagggCTCGCTGCAGAGTGCTGAGAGCCCCTTCTCTGAGCTCCATCTTACACGGGGCTCGGTTGCCAGTCACCTGGAGTAATGTCCGGCCCACAAAAGGGAGGAgtggaggtgagggtgggggacaGGCCGACCCCTCCCCAGCTGAGACTCACCCTCAGAGCCCAGTGCCAGTCCCCAGCCACATCCTTCACTTTGGAGCCTGCAATGTAGCCCAGACCACTGCGGGGGAACAGGGAGGACACAGCGGTCAGCTGGGTCTCCGACAGCAGGCCCCAGCCCTGGCCCCCAGGTGCCCCGCTCCCTCACCTGCCCACGGGGATGGCGAAGTAGAACACGCTGAGCATGCGGCTCCGCTGGTCGGCCACGAAGAGGTCTGCGATGAGCGTGGGCGCGATGGTGGAGTAGCtggcctccccaacccccaccaggcCTCGGGTCAGGAGCAGCAACCAGAAGCGCTGGGTGCAAGCGAGACAGAggtagggaagggaagggaaggtgcCGGCCCGGCCCCAGGCCTTGCTGGCGGGAGAGACCCCACTCCACAGTGGGACAGGCTGGGGCTGGCGGGAGAGGCCCGGTTCCATAGTGGGACGGGCTGGGGCTGGTGGGAGAGGCCCGGTTCCACAGTGGGACAGGCCGGGGCTGGCGGGGAAGGCCCGGTTCCACAGTGGGACAGGCCGGGGCTGGCGGGAGAGGCCGGTTCCACAGTGGGACAGGCCGGGGCTGGCATCCTGACTCCACTACTTACTTACTAGCTGTGTCTCTCGGGTAAAGtaacttaacctctctgagcctcactttcctcatctgcaaaagcCGAGTAAGAAGGCCTTGCTCTCATCGCTGTTGGGAGGATCAGACAACGAAAGGTCTGTTGGTCACTCTGCAGGCTGGTGGATGCCGGGTCAATCTTAGCTTCTGGGGCACCACCCACCCGGCCACCCCcactgggaggtggggggggggacctaGTTCCAGTCTACCCAGCACACCAGGAGGCCAAACCTCCAGTGTCCACTTCAGGAAAGGAGCCAAACAGAGCAGGCAGGAAAGGCAgggtggaggtgggagtggggggagagcAAGCAGGGGTCACAAGTCAGAAGAGGCACTCCGGAAAGGAAGAAGTGGGTCAACTGCAGCCGGAGAGTCCAAGGAAAGGGGCAAGACAAGGAGCAGGAAGCAGGAGGTGTATTGGGCAACTGGTGACTTTGGCAAGAGCCGCTTCAACAAGCCGGGGCAACAGTCAGCAGGGCCCTCCaagggggacagggaggggctGCTCTTTCACCCAGCCTGACATTCAACACTGGGGAGGGCTGGGGGACAAAGGGGGTGTGTGCTTGCAGGAAGTCTGGCCAGGAGGGGAAGTGAGAGGGTGTGGGAGCCATGCAGTTTTCCATGGTGAAGAAGTAAGTGTGAGGGCTGAGGTGTGAAGTGGAAGAGGCCCCTAGTgagggggagagggagcgggggaaccagaggaggggctggcagaaaagggggagaaggtgGAGTTGGTGGACTAACTCAGGCAAGAGGGGAAGGCGGAGGGCACAAGCTAAGGAAACGGCAGATATTCCCGAGACCCAGCATGCAAGGGACCCAAAACAGCCAGTAAAGGGAGGAGATGGGGAGAAGCAGGGGTGGGCTGGGAGCCTCACCTCTCTGGGGATGAAGGATGAGCCCAGCGTCACCAAGGACCAG includes:
- the LAT gene encoding linker for activation of T-cells family member 1, which translates into the protein MEAAVVSSAELGLLLLPFLTVLLLALCLRCRELPASYDSASPDSVGRGETRASWPARASSLPLEAQEGWWRPQSPLQLGPVHRHHRPLATGSHPHNPIPFDPARRAPHPEFPTAPCELPPDASFPAGLGECHQRGQLRERGCVWDPRCSGWLGPGSWGGAWRLGSSLTGLTPMSSPEPACEDMDEDEEDDEEDYPNSEGYLEVLPDSTPTTAAAPRNLRESACSMEDYVNVPESEESAEASLDGSREYVNVSQELHPQVETTEPAPLSSQEMEEEEEEEEEEPPDYENLQDLN
- the SPNS1 gene encoding protein spinster homolog 1, producing the protein MAGSDTTPFLSQADDTDDGPVPGTPGFLGAPKSGEPEVPDREGLQRITGLSPGRSALVVAVLCYINLLNYMDRFTVAGVLPDIEQFFDIGDSSSGLIQTVFISSYMVLAPVFGYLGDRYNRKYLMCGGIAFWSLVTLGSSFIPRERFWLLLLTRGLVGVGEASYSTIAPTLIADLFVADQRSRMLSVFYFAIPVGSGLGYIAGSKVKDVAGDWHWALRVTPGLGVVAVLLLFLVVREPPRGAVERHSDSPPMSPTSWWADLKALARNPSFVLSSLGFTAVAFVTGSLALWAPAFLLRSRVVLGETPPCLPGDSCSSSDSLIFGLITCLTGVLGVGLGVEISRRLRRSNPRADPLVCAAGLLGSAPFLFLSLACARGSIVATYIFIFVGETLLSMNWAIVADILLYVVIPTRRSTAEAFQIVLSHLLGDAGSPYLIGLISDRLRRSWPPSFLSEFRALQFSLMLCAFVGALGGAAFLGTAVFIEGDRRRAQLHVQGVLREAGPVDDRIVVPQRGRSTRVPVSSVLI